The sequence AATTCACAATGTATTCACTATTGGAAGAATATCATAAATAAGTACATTTTGAAAGTTTGTTTTGAATTTTTTAAACCTGGTAGGCTAGTAATCTATATATCCTAAATAATTGTAATTGTGCAGTAATACACAAAAACACTAAATTAAAACTAAGGACTGATGACTGAAGACTGCTGGAACGACTGGTCATATTTCCACAGCTGCAGATATATCAGAGACAATTAAACATATTGCAAATAATTCCAAATGGACGGCAGGTTGCTTGCAGCTAAAACACACAGCAAAGGTAGACATCAACATTATCTGTGTTCCACCATTATTCATAGGAAAAAGAAGCATAACTGTCCATGGCAATATCATGAAAAAGAATGAAAAAGAAAACTGCACAGATCCTGTGAGATATTCTACAGTAAGTGGGCCAGCTCATTAACATACTGCTATTATGTCTATGAAGAAATCCCcagtggtattattattattattatattattattattattattattatttaatacaAAGGTAAGGAATTCCTTACCTTTGTTGTTTCTTGTTAGTTATAATATTCTATATAGTTAAATTGTAGTTGTATGCATTCATTACTTGCATAAAGCCTGATGACAGAAACAGCTCAACAGGAGACATTTCCAAATAAGACTACAATTAACTAGTCAAAGTCCTCTGACAGCTGCTCCGTTATACAATTAATCAACATTTTGAGAGATAAACTTCCTTCTACAATAATAATCTTAATtagatatgtagaaaatgtcTTTGGCCCATACCTTCATGTGATTGTTCAACTGTTCATTTTCACAATAAGtagcttaaaaaaaactatGCTATGATTGTGCTACACTTGTCTACAGCCATCTCGGAGTCCTGGGGGTAAGGACGGCTATCAGGCTATTGCTCCTTTCCCTTCTTTGTCTTTCCCCTAAGTCCTACCCACCGTCTTACTGGAAGGTGTGTTCACCACGGACTATGTGAGAGGAGAACTCGTAGCGGTCTTTGCTGCGGTGACCACAGATGTTGCACTCCAACGGATCTCTGTATCCGTGGCAACCCATGTGGATGGTGTACATGACATGGTCCAGGAAAAGCACCCGGCAGTGCTCACACTGGAAGGCACGCAACTCCTGGCCTTCTCGTCCGAACACCCGCACCCCTTCCCGGTTTGCGGGCGGTCTATCTGTGGCCACTCGTATGATCCCAGTCCCCACTCCTGCCCTGCTTCTAGGCGATGTTTCTGTGGCTCGCTCACCAGAATAACGTATCGCTGGACTGGCTCGAGACCGAGGGCCAGGGGCCTGGTTGCTCCCGTGGTAACCCGGCCTCTCATGAGGGCTGCTTCGAGCTGAGTCAGCAGAGTCACCCCCACTGTTGTTGGGAGATTCTTCTTGCCTTGGATGGCGTAGCTTGGCCTGCCTGTTTAAAGTGGTGGGACCATTTATGGTGGGAGGATTGAGGAAGTCATGGGGCCGAGGTGGATGTAGTGGCAGCGTGTCACCGTTTCCTGGCCGATCTGCGCTTTGGCCCATTGGCAGGACTTGGTGGAAGAGGGGGTTGACCATGGGAACGACTTCAGCCATAGAGAGAGGGGGACCTGGATGGTGGAACATGGGTCGGAGGTTGTCCGATCCCAGGTACGTGATGGCATTGCTGATGGCCTGGTCCATCATGTGGGCCGACATCAGTTCAGCCTGCTTGTCATACTTAAGGCCCCTCTCATAGCCTAGCTCAGGGTAGCCGTAGTGCACCATCTTTTCACCTGCATGAAAGACAGTGGCACTATGACTGTGTGGAACTGAAGACTATACCAGTTTCCAAATGTAAAACACCCATCATAACAAATATCAATGAAATAATGTAAGAGGAGGGTAACCTTTACTTTAATCGCAAAAACAGGAGACAATAAATATGTTAATAAATATCAGCAGGGCTTGACATCACAAAATGTCCTTTCTTATCAGTGAAACTTATTTCGGGGCATGTTTTTCATATTTTATACTTCATATGTATATTGTATGCGAGTCTAATAAGGTGGAAATCCCCATCCATCTACTTCTGCACTGTTTAACCCCTGCAGAACAGGGATGCGGTAAGCTGTTTTCTCTCGATAAGAGCTATGGCAAAGTTACAGGTGTACCTAACCACAGAGTGAAAAACATTTCCTCGCCTCTCAGTTAACTGCTTGCTCAAGCTTGCTCAATCTTTTTTTTTCTAATAGTGCGGAAAATAAAGTCAGATTCAGACAAAAAAAATCTGTCTTCATAATTAGGGCAGGGTATGGCGTAGATATATAATACTTTATCaagcaaaaataaaaaggaAGGGAAAGAGTTACTTAAACTAAATGTGTAAAAGAAGTATTAGAAGTATTAGAAGTATTAGGTATAACATATTCATATAACATAGAAATAAGAGGCAACACTTGTGCGAAGCAATTATTGagtatgttattattattatgcttcAAGTGATTTGTATTGTAGTTCATAAATTAGGAACACAATACAACAACACATTTTTTAACCACTACAGGCCAGCTGGTCCTCACTGACTTttcacatttataaaaaaatgagAGAGCCATTGACTGCTTGGCTATGTTTAAAATACCCACCCACAAATTTCTGCGGCGTGGTGCTCTTCCTCTTGCCCACGTTGCTGTGCAGCCTTTCAATAACGGGCGGCCGATCAAAGGTAGCCATAGTGTTGGGCTCTGCCATGGGCCTCTGCTCTTTAGGGACCTCACCTTGAAAGTGTGAAGGGAAGGGAGTtggaaataatatatatatttagttttttaacTAGACAGACTCCTACACACATGAAAGTAACattgaagtgttttttttactgctCTCATTAAGAGATTATCTCCATACTTGACCAATTgcattaaaaacaacaaatatataatacattagtTAATTTAAGCGCTTTCACAATTGACTGTATTACCGTTTCCATTACAAAATTAGGCCtcctttatttttgaaaaaaaatgatTTACCTGGGTAAGGGCAAGAGTTGGCATTCGGATCCAAGTGAATGCCCTGCAGGTAGTTGTGGCAGCGTTCTTTATGTTCCTCCAAAGATGTGCGCTGTTTATAGCTCCGCCCACAGAAGTTACATTTGTGTGGTTTGCCAACTAAAAATGACATAAAGGGAGAGCATATTCATTTAATTCACTGTCACAGACAGTGAGAGTGGGTAGCGTCCAATGAGATAAAGCAGAATGCCGCAATGCTCAGGCGGTGCGTAGTAGTAAATACTGTGTCAGTAGTACAAACTAACCAAATGAGATCATGGATGTTCCACTACTAGTCTGAGTATTCCACACAACTGTTGCCAGACAGTAAGACGGACCCAAAACTTGTGGGCGAAAGAAAATGCTTTGGTCTCATATAGCTAACTCCCACTGCTGACTGATGAGTGAATGGTGGAGTTGTCATGCATCCCATGGTGGTGGTAGGAAACTGACTCCAATGGTAAACTGCTAAGGAGGTGGGGTGTGATTCATTGTGCCGTTTCTATGTATTCAATTATTTCCTTCCTCGTCAGGCAGAAAGATGTAGAAGACATTTCCTATCTTTCTCGCTGTATCAATGAATCAAAACctgtatttatccaggtaaaatcccattgagatcaatgatctctttttcaagggagacctgcagaatGAATGGACGGATCACTGCTATCAACGGATAAGTACTGTACAACTATAAATgattttataaatgataataaagGCACATACAGTTGTAAGGAGTTGACAGGAAAGCTTAAATATGAGACAACAGTTGTTACCAGTGCCACCACCAGTGAACTGTTTCCATACTGAGGAAAAAGTAGATTTACATGTGTTTAAAACCTTGATTCTGCACTTATGTGAATACAAACGTGTGTTGAGGTCTGTGTCCTGTGGTAGAGTATGCTCAAGACTAGCATCATGACTCATAAAGGGACTGAGTGAACTGGAGGCCACATAAGCTTACCGATGTGACCCAGACTACGTTGTTAGCAATGCAATGTAGCAATATATTCACTATAATAATGGTGACAGCTATTACTAGAAGAAGATTCAAAGCACTTATCACTGTGAGAACAGGGAACACAGACATGTTTCAGTTTGAGGCCTGGAGGCagtaacacaaacacacacacatatacaattaGGTTATGGGTCACACGTGAACAAAAGTACTCACAGAAAATGATGCTGAGGTTTTGTTGGCATTAAATATGTTCTACAAGAAGAAATTAATATTCCACTAGCTGTACATTTAACATTTCTTCCCCTGAACTACTTCTTGATTCTTTGAATGAGGGAAATAAAACCCACTTGTTCAAGAATGACATGACCAGTCATGGCCAATCATGCATCAGCATGCACTTTTCTTTTAAGTGAATCATGTGGAATGATGACATGTTTTCTGCTGTATCTGTACTCTTGTGGTCTATGTGTGACATTGTATCTGTAGaacatgaaactacatttaGGGTTGATTGGAAAAAAAATGGGTTAGGAGCATGGTTAGGAGAGTATAAACTGATAGAAAAATGGTGGCTAATGACAAAGGGTTTCAATATTGCTAGAGTGTGGGTCGCTGTACCTGCAAGGTCATTGCAGTAATATTCATATTGAAAGAGTAACTACATCACGGAACATCAACATGGAAAAAACAATGCTGCTTTTCTGCCGTGAAGCCGAAACAGTAGAATAGGCAGTATTTAATCAGGGATAACTCCAGTGTTCTCAGTGGCTCACATCGACTACACACAACATAAACTTCattcttttttttcatatgtATACAACCACCCACACACAACCTTGCGCAGATGTTGGAGGAACATAAAGATCCACCTTTCAGACTCTATTCTTATTCATGCAATGGCACACACTGTGCACTCAGACTCACTTGACTGACTGCATTTGGCTAATAAACGGGAACTTGCTAGAATTTAAATCATCTGTCTGACAAAATGTGAAATCCTTTTCCACTCAATGGTTTGCATTATTCTTTCAACAATATACTTTGCCTCAACCCATGATGTCATTTTCCAACATTTCATTTCGCCTCAGGGACAGCACACACTTTTGTTTTACCACTCATTTTCTCTTCTCACTCTTATCTAACCTTTTTCCTCAGCCTCTCATTTAATGCTATATTTGCCTCTTTTGGCTACACCTGCTCTTCATGGCAGGGCACCAGGCAAAATACAGCAGAAGTACTACCTAGGGTGGTGAGTACATATACCTAAGAGAACATCATGACAGTACAACTTGGCCACAACACATTTCTCACAATCCCTACTGAATGACTGGAGGAACACACATGTAGCCTGCCACTCATGATTTTACAGGAATAAGGGGTCGGGGGATGTTCCAAACTAATTCAGCTTAACAATAAAGGAAGTGAAAGTAGTAAAATGGTCATGGTTGATGGTGGAAAACAGATGTACAGTAGGATGACACACATTTAGAAAGCCATTAAAGAAAAAGCATCTTAGTAGCAGCTGGGAAAGAGTTTACAGATATGTGTAAACTCTAGGACGCACACCCAAAACACACTTCACCTCAATTTGAAAAGGGAACTGTGGATGAGTAACCGAGTGGGGGCATCATTGGCAGAAATGACGGTATTGTCTGacctcgatttcaaaggtgcaAAAGAGGGGAGAGCATATCCTCCCTGATAGGAAAGTGGGTTACAGTTGAGCGAGACAGCCAGCGCTCCCCATGTGTTTCTCAACAAGTAAGGAACAGCATGTCCTTGGTACCTAACCACAAAGCACTCGCAGCGCTCTCCAAATCatgcacatacaaaaaaaacacctttGCGTCTATCCAGCAACAACATGAGACAGAGAGTCACCAACCAGCATGCTACAGTATGTTAATTCTTACAATAAACACATTAGGTCACAAAACATTAATCAGGAAGATAATATTTTACGTCTTATATAAAATAATTGTGAAAGTAAGTGTTCAAGGTAACAGGGGTGGATAAGTATGAAAGGGAAGAGAAGAAGGTGAGGAGGAGTCTTACCAGCATGAGTGCGCAAATGCCCGCTGAGAGCATCGCGCCGTCGGCAGGCGTAGCTGCAGAAGGGGCATTtgaagggtttttcgcctgtgTGCAGCTTGATGTGTCGCAGCAGGTTTCCCTTCTGGGTGAATGAGATGCCACACTGGTTGCAATGGAACGGCCTGTCATCTAATAGAGGCAGGCACAGGAAGTCAATACCACAATGTGgaagatgtttttaaaaaagtatCAACAACTCTGAAACCTAGTCCTGTTTTAGTAACTGACAGTTTACTTTATCTCACCATGGGTAGAAAATACTGAGCAGTCATGTATATAATTCTCAGAGAAAAAAAGTTGCCTGTACTGTTTTTACCTGGGTACATTCAGGAGAATTCAAGCGAATGTAAATTGAATAGTTTGCATGTGTCTCTATCGGAACGATACAGTTGAGTTCACATTTCTGATTTCCAAAGGCCTCACAACTACTGTCTGCTGTTCTAATGGAAAATCTTTTGATCTGCAGCCAGTTGGAAATGTGATCCCAATGCTGTGACAACCAGAGCAGTCATGGCGTCAGTTGGAACAGGTTGCGGGGGATTCCAAGGATATTTTTCCACAATAATAATTCAAAGTCAGGGCTATTGtccttctaaaaaaaaaaaacagagcacTCCACACCCATGATTTAGGATGACACATTTCTGACTCACTCTGAAGATAGGGAATCGTACAAATTAGCCAGATTCTGATCAATAGATGGCCGAAGATGTACCTCCTTAAAGAATGACACACTTTCAATGGCATTTGGACATATAGTGATCAGTACCGTTTGGTTGTCGGCTTCCGGCATCACCCGTCAGGTCTGGCTCAGATGATCCATCTTGTACATTGCTTGGGCTGCCAGTCACGGATTCGTCCAAGGCTGATCCTTCCTCCCCTGTTTGGCTTATTTCATCAAGGGCTTGGCTTCTGTTGTCGGCCTCCTCCGCTGTTTTTTTCTCTTGCTTAATTGTTACTTCTGTAAAACAAAAGCAACGACAGTCCTGACATTGCAAAGCTAAATTTAAATATTGCAGGATTCATGGGAGTGCCATTAAATGACTTGTACTacaaaaatgctcaacagtagCCATGCTTtacatgacaaatgtgtgagctATGTTTGCCCTGGTTCTGATTTATTGGTCAAGAATAAACAGTGTACactaacattttcttttttttcaaacgcgaGATTGTAGCTCTTTGTTATATTAGAAGTTAAGTTGATTAGCCTTTTTACAAATGAGTTAAACTGTGAATGCCCCCTGAAATGAACTGTGCTGGTCTCAGGATGGACATATTGGCTGGAGGTGTTATGGGTTGGCTGTGTAAACTCAactatatatattattaaatagGAATGTGCAAGAGGCGTCCTTAACCATCCATTAACGTATAGGCAGCATTAGGATGGAGTCACACATTGacaagaaagagagagacaaaAAGCTAAACAGGCTGGTCTGGTTCCAGGCTTCTCCCTGGGGAGAAAAGGGAGTGTCAGAGGCCCTGTAGCTGTACCTGACTATCAGTGGGAGACCGGCTGGATGACAAGGGCAACAGATtgtttaactgtgtgtgtgtctgtgtgtgttcgcATTGGGTGGCAGTGGAGGTAAAGTATTCACCACCTGCAGTCGATACTTATCAGTCACCAATGATTACTAATACTCGTACTATAACTATCCAGCATACAGCAAACAACACAGTTACACATAGTTTCCTTCACCTACATTATTCTCACTCAGCTGGATTATACTGTATACAGCCAACCTAAAATCCAAATTCTCAACTTCAAGAACCTTGTTCCGGAAACAAAGGCAAAACGTTGCTTTTTTAGGTAATTGAGTTTTCTTATTCTGTACGAACCATAAGATGAAACAATTCATGGGCAGGACTTGAACCTCTTATCTAACATAGGATAAAAGATGGTAAAACAGTTCTTCTTTCTTAGAATGTCCAGACATTCAAACACTAAATGCTATACAATCAAGTTCTCCTTTTTAATAAAAAGGCATTCTGTAATCAAGCAGAATACGGTATACAAACAGTTTGTTGTGCTAAGTTTAACTTTGACAATCCGTCAAATGCAAGACTATCAAAACCATTTGCAAGCTCCACAAATTCATCAAACTGATTTTCTGAGTTTGCCTTTTTATAAAGTCTTCTCAGATTATCATGCGGCTATGAGCCAAGATAAACTTGTTATGAATGTATCCCCTTTTGtaaacttgacttgacttgttcCCAACGAAAGATTTCAAAGAATCACACGAGGCCAAAAATCAACTCTTGGTCTTGTTAATGCATTAGAATGGATGTGAAAGTGACTAAGTGTGAAAAAGAAACGTTTGGACTTCTTCCAAGTAAAACCTACTGATCCTGATGATCCTGTTCTGGGATTTACTGGTGCAATAATCACTGTGTGAGCATATGTGGTTGTTTCACTAAAGCCTTTCATCTGACTGCATCCACCAACTGTCCCCACAGGCTTTGGAACAGCAGACACTTAACTCCTTGTAGCTAGTAGAATACTTTTAGATAATctggtaagattttattttttgtagattACTGAGTAAAACCTTCACAAAGCAACAGATACTGTGTGTTTCCAATGCCACAGGTTGAAAAGAAGAAACACTTATCCCAATACCCACATTGCGATTGAGCCTTCGACAGCTGTATCCTGGCAACACGGAACAGACCTGAACGTCCTTGCTATTCAGCTCCTTGCATCTTTACATCTGTCTATCCAGGGTGGCAGAGTGGAATACATAGAGTGGTCAGATGAGGATACACTCAAAACCGTTGCTACGACAAAAGCAGTGATGAAAAATCATACGAAAGCAGTTTGGGCACAATTAAAGTCCTCTTTGAGATACAGTGCAGTAGAGTCTGCTAATTATCCGAGTTTTCCACAATCACACAAACTCAAGCGGTAATATCACAATCAATTAAGGGGGTTGCCTAATGGCAGACATCATTATGAATAAGGCATTATGTCACTCTTAACACCCAAATTGTCACCTGGCCTTGAGGGTGTAATTCTACTCTTCTACCTTTTATCATCAGACAGTGCACAATGCCAGGACAATTGCTGAACAACATGTGTTTAGGCTTGCAACTTAAAGAGGGAGTGACATTTCACAGCACTTCATACCGTATTTTCAACAGATGATATGATGCAGTCCTTCTTTTGTAACAGAGCCTCAATAGAAAATGATGTTAGGCAACTTGCAGAATGACAACAGCTCTTATCGGTGAAGAGTATCTCCCTGTGAAAAACATGGCCCAGCTCGCCTCCTTGTATCTCATTACCTGTAGGAAACCAGCTTCCCTTTTTCTCCTTAGCTGCCTTGTCTTGCTTAGTTTCCCCTTTTCTTACTTTGCGGCTTCACAGTGACATTACTAGAGCTAATCTGAGGCCTCGGGTCAATAGACTAAAAGGAACAAGCAACACTTCTGGAGAAGTGCAATATATCTCAACAAGTGTGATATGGTACAACACGCTGCAATAAGGCATTATTATACAAAACTCTTACTGTGGATACTGTTGCTATCCACTCTAAGTGATCATCCTAATCCTTTTTTTCCAAATATTGTTTGGGACCCGACTGTATTTGTAGTTTCTCTTTGTGTTTTTGAGTAAGATATTTTGAATGCATTGTTTTGTAATGTCATGCTttgtagttctcattcataacactccgtccgatgtctcactatgggatgatgcgcctcatcgcggagcaaacagaagcatcaatctcattacgccaatcctgattggctggtgatcttgacgtcagcgtcaggggaaatcaccccctataagtagcctgcgccacgacgcatgcgtcattcaaaataagcacctcttctcgcttcaccatcgcaaggagggccgtctggtgagacatctcacttcatgttactctgagcactggggttacgtaagtaacctatagttttctcCTCATTAAGACAAAGCAAAATACAATGATCAGACTGTATGATCTtgtgaagaaactagagcatatAAATTATACATATATGTTTAAAGGAGAAAGTGTTGTTGTATGCTGTGGTTGTTCTTGGCAGACTGCAGAAATGAGGATCTATTGATTGAACACTCACCACTGGGAGAATTAGGACCCTGAGGAACTGTCTGTCCATTAGGTGTTGACGTATCCGCCGACATTCTCGAGTTCTCTCTACCAGGAGAGCATTGGCCGTTACCTGGGAGACAAGCAGAAACACAGCAGTCTACATTATGCTGTACAATACTGGAGATGTTCAACAAATACAATACGGTTATGTGACAGCTCTAAGGTATTTGATGGTGTACAGTTTATGCAAATATGTATCTATTGCGCTTTCAAAAGGATGAAGATGAAAGATGAAAAGAAAAATGAATTAGCATCAACAAAGAGAAAGAATGTTGGTATAGCATTCTTACAGATTGTGATGATAAACTCTACATCTAACCTGGGTAGACATATGCAGTCTatttaattaaattaaattaaaaagtgAATTGTGTATTTCATTACCAATAGTTTGTATGAAATACAGAAATAAGTCTGCTAAGCAATGAGTAATGGAAAAAGTTAAAATCTTTCAAAGCCTAACCTGAATGGTCACAATAGCGTCATACAGAATGTACAAGGGAGATAACCTAAATGTCTTTATGCACCTATGGTATCCTAATGTCCAGCAAATGTGGATCAGATTGCATCCTCTCAGCAGTCTGTACAGAACCCAGGCTATGGatagccctgtgtcctgtgtcctgtgtggtTTGAGGGAGAGCAAACCAATCCCTTATCCCCTTACACCCTGGCCCC is a genomic window of Pseudochaenichthys georgianus chromosome 21, fPseGeo1.2, whole genome shotgun sequence containing:
- the ikzf2 gene encoding zinc finger protein Helios, producing the protein MEAPGGYCESNGQCSPGRENSRMSADTSTPNGQTVPQGPNSPSEVTIKQEKKTAEEADNRSQALDEISQTGEEGSALDESVTGSPSNVQDGSSEPDLTGDAGSRQPNDDRPFHCNQCGISFTQKGNLLRHIKLHTGEKPFKCPFCSYACRRRDALSGHLRTHAVGKPHKCNFCGRSYKQRTSLEEHKERCHNYLQGIHLDPNANSCPYPGEVPKEQRPMAEPNTMATFDRPPVIERLHSNVGKRKSTTPQKFVGEKMVHYGYPELGYERGLKYDKQAELMSAHMMDQAISNAITYLGSDNLRPMFHHPGPPLSMAEVVPMVNPLFHQVLPMGQSADRPGNGDTLPLHPPRPHDFLNPPTINGPTTLNRQAKLRHPRQEESPNNSGGDSADSARSSPHERPGYHGSNQAPGPRSRASPAIRYSGERATETSPRSRAGVGTGIIRVATDRPPANREGVRVFGREGQELRAFQCEHCRVLFLDHVMYTIHMGCHGYRDPLECNICGHRSKDRYEFSSHIVRGEHTFQ